A single window of Cricetulus griseus strain 17A/GY unplaced genomic scaffold, alternate assembly CriGri-PICRH-1.0 unplaced_scaffold_209, whole genome shotgun sequence DNA harbors:
- the LOC100758918 gene encoding LOW QUALITY PROTEIN: nucleoporin SEH1-like isoform X2 (The sequence of the model RefSeq protein was modified relative to this genomic sequence to represent the inferred CDS: substituted 1 base at 1 genomic stop codon) yields the protein MFVVHNIAEDHEVLMHDMSFDFLGCRMATCSSDQSIKVWNKSESGDWHCIATWKTHSGSVWPVTWAHAEFGQVLASCSVDRTAAVWEEIVGESNDKLRGQSHWVKRKTLLDSRTSVTDVKFASKHMGLMLATCSADGIVRIYEVPDVMNLSQWSLQHEISCKLSCRCISWNTSISPAHYPMITVGSNDSSQKAMTKFQIFEYSENTKKYSKAETLMAVTVAVHDIAFAPNLGRSFHILAIAIKDVRIFTLKPVRKELTTSGGPTKFEIHILPQFDNHNSQVXRVSWNITGRVILCSGDDVCMRLWKANYMDNWKCTDILNGKGSPVNGGSHLGNSNLSVSSKTPNLQNSLHGSSAGRKHC from the coding sequence ATGTTTGTGGTGCACAACATCGCAGAGGACCACGAAGTCCTCATGCATGACATGTCTTTCGACTTCCTCGGGTGCAGGATGGCCACCTGCTCCAGTGACCAGAGCATCAAGGTCTGGAATAAAAGTGAAAGCGGAGATTGGCATTGTATTGCTACTTGGAAGACACATAGTGGATCTGTATGGCCTGTGACATGGGCTCATGCCGAATTTGGACAAGTTTTGGCTTCCTGTTCTGTTGACCGAACAGCAGCTGTTTGGGAAGAAATAGTAGGAGAATCAAACGATAAACTTCGAGGCCAGAGTCACTGGGTGAAGAGGAAAACTCTACTGGACAGTAGAACATCTGTTACTGATGTGAAATTTGCTTCCAAACATATGGGTCTGATGTTAGCCACCTGTTCAGCAGATGGCATAGTAAGAATATATGAGGTCCCAGATGTTATGAATCTCAGCCAGTGGTCTCTACAGCACGAGATCTCATGTAAGCTGAGCTGTCGCTGTATTTCTTGGAACACTTCCATCTCTCCTGCTCATTACCCCATGATCACAGTGGGAAGTAATGACAGCAGTCAAAAAGCAATGACCAAGTTTCAGATTTTTGAGTACAGTGAAAACACCAAGAAATACTCAAAAGCAGAAACTCTTATGGCAGTCACAGTTGCTGTTCATGATATTGCCTTTGCTCCAAATTTGGGGAGATCTTTCCACATCCTGGCAATAGCCATCAAAGATGTAAGAATTTTCACATTAAAACCTGTGAGGAAAGAACTTACTACTTCTGGTGGTCCCACAAAATTTGAAATCCATATCTTGCCTCAGTTTGATAATCACAACTCTCAGGTCTAGAGGGTGAGCTGGAACATAACAGGAAGGGTGATATTATGCTCAGGAGATGACGTCTGCATGAGGTTGTGGAAAGCTAATTACATGGACAATTGGAAGTGTACTGATATTTTGAATGGTAAAGGAAGCCCAGTAAATGGGGGTTCTCATCTGGGAAATTCAAATCTTTCAGTAAGCTCAAAAACTCCAAATCTTCAAAACTCATTACATGGATCTTCTGCTGGCAGAAAGCACTGCTGA